The Primulina eburnea isolate SZY01 chromosome 12, ASM2296580v1, whole genome shotgun sequence genome includes the window GGTCGTCATATGGGTCCCTGCGCCCTGGAACTTGGCTAATCTGAGAATCCCAGAAAATCTGAGCATTGTGGCGCTCAAAAGTCCAGAATCCATAGGGACGCAGAGGTAAGCTCCACATTTCCTTAGTTTTCTGGCACTTGTCTTTCCTTTCATACAAACGCTCCCTAAATTTCCTGTCCCTCTCCTTCGGATCCTCCATCATACGCATAATCAAATTCTCCGCGAATTCCATTATGAATCCCATCCTTCTACATCATATTTCAAATACAAGCATTAGAATTAAAGGCTACGATGACAGTGGTAAGTGCAATCCCAGGTCCAATTATATCTAGAAAATAATAAACCAATTAAAAAAACATTAGAAATATAAATCAGCTACAGCAGGACAAGATCACGCGATACAATATAAACAACTTCGCTGGGATTAGGGATGAA containing:
- the LOC140807032 gene encoding uncharacterized protein; amino-acid sequence: MGFIMEFAENLIMRMMEDPKERDRKFRERLYERKDKCQKTKEMWSLPLRPYGFWTFERHNAQIFWDSQISQVPGRRDPYDDLIQEASSSSSTK